One genomic region from Macellibacteroides fermentans encodes:
- a CDS encoding nuclear transport factor 2 family protein codes for MRNRTVLGLVLMLFTVFTGWGANVPQSVEPDKEQMIKEVKALVDKLVQGCETANADEVLGVLANSPEFSYVVNRQYSTYPEFEKGLKGWFEMITGQKLTVENERFSFPFFNSVLYTADLGIVMSYKNGRTVITDRGRWLLLFKKTGTEWKLIHGSEFYIYKDAPKDAPATPPTP; via the coding sequence ATGAGAAACAGAACAGTTTTAGGATTGGTATTGATGCTTTTTACAGTATTTACAGGATGGGGAGCCAATGTTCCACAATCGGTCGAACCGGATAAAGAGCAAATGATAAAGGAGGTAAAGGCGCTGGTAGATAAATTGGTGCAGGGTTGTGAAACTGCTAATGCCGATGAAGTTTTAGGTGTGTTAGCTAATTCTCCTGAGTTTTCATATGTAGTGAACAGGCAGTATAGCACCTATCCCGAGTTTGAAAAGGGTCTTAAAGGATGGTTTGAAATGATAACAGGGCAAAAGTTGACAGTAGAAAATGAACGGTTTTCATTTCCATTTTTTAATTCGGTGCTTTATACGGCTGATTTGGGTATTGTTATGAGTTATAAAAACGGCCGTACAGTAATAACCGATCGAGGCCGATGGCTGCTGTTGTTTAAGAAAACTGGAACCGAATGGAAGTTGATTCATGGCTCAGAATTTTACATCTATAAAGATGCTCCAAAAGATGCTCCAGCTACGCCTCCAACACCATAA
- a CDS encoding reverse transcriptase domain-containing protein produces MNLDLERFFDTVNHSKLIEVLSRTIKDGRVISLIHHYLKAGVMVAHKYESTEEGVPQGGPLSPILSNILLNELDKELSRRGHPFVRYADDCLILVKSKRATERVRDSISTYLEKKLFLKVNMEKTIIGDLRGKKYLGYSFY; encoded by the coding sequence ATAAACCTAGACTTGGAGCGATTCTTCGATACAGTAAACCATAGCAAGCTTATAGAGGTGTTGTCACGTACAATCAAGGATGGACGGGTAATTTCACTTATCCATCACTATCTCAAAGCGGGCGTAATGGTTGCTCATAAGTATGAATCAACCGAGGAGGGGGTTCCTCAAGGGGGTCCGTTAAGCCCGATTCTAAGCAATATCTTGCTGAATGAGCTTGATAAAGAGTTATCTCGCCGAGGTCATCCATTTGTCCGCTACGCAGACGACTGTCTGATTTTGGTTAAAAGCAAGCGTGCCACAGAGCGAGTACGAGACAGTATATCCACCTATTTAGAGAAGAAACTCTTCCTTAAAGTGAATATGGAAAAGACCATCATTGGAGATCTTCGAGGCAAGAAATACCTCGGCTACTCATTCTACTGA
- a CDS encoding DMT family transporter encodes MQYFGEILSVGVAISWTATALFAEVGSKRLGSLQLNVIRMSLSLLFLGITLWWFTGSPLPIYADGRTWFWLSLSGFVGYVLGDYCLFNAYVLIGSRFGQLFMTLAPIAAAFSGWLILGEKLSIQAIAGMLVTLSGIALSVLSRGTSHKFGLKLPLKGVMFGIGAGIGQGVGLVLSKVGMNYYALSIPEGMLEASQMLPFASTFIRAITGTLGFLAVMWYTRKFASLSLSVRDSKGMKAALGATLFGPFIGVSFSLMAVQYTEAGIASTLMALTPIFILWPSRMLFKNKITLKEVFGAIISVIGVSLFFI; translated from the coding sequence ATGCAATATTTTGGTGAGATTCTTTCTGTTGGTGTTGCCATTTCATGGACCGCCACAGCCCTATTTGCCGAAGTGGGAAGTAAACGACTGGGCTCTTTGCAACTCAACGTGATCCGTATGTCTCTCTCCCTGCTTTTTTTAGGAATCACATTGTGGTGGTTTACCGGTTCGCCTCTACCAATATATGCTGATGGACGTACTTGGTTCTGGCTATCATTATCAGGCTTTGTAGGCTATGTCCTAGGAGATTATTGTCTTTTCAATGCTTATGTTCTGATAGGGTCACGTTTTGGACAGCTCTTTATGACTCTAGCCCCTATTGCCGCCGCTTTTTCCGGATGGTTAATTCTTGGCGAAAAATTATCAATTCAAGCTATAGCCGGAATGCTGGTCACCCTCTCTGGCATCGCACTATCTGTATTGAGCAGAGGCACAAGCCATAAATTCGGTCTTAAACTCCCTCTTAAAGGAGTCATGTTTGGTATTGGTGCTGGCATAGGACAAGGTGTGGGACTGGTTTTAAGCAAGGTTGGGATGAACTATTATGCACTCTCCATCCCCGAAGGCATGCTTGAGGCTTCACAGATGCTTCCCTTTGCCTCTACATTTATACGGGCAATCACCGGTACCCTGGGTTTTTTGGCCGTCATGTGGTATACACGTAAATTCGCCAGTCTTTCTCTATCGGTACGTGATAGCAAAGGGATGAAAGCCGCACTGGGGGCTACACTTTTCGGTCCATTTATCGGCGTTTCATTTTCATTGATGGCCGTACAGTATACAGAAGCAGGTATTGCCTCAACACTGATGGCTCTTACCCCTATCTTTATCCTATGGCCTTCACGGATGCTTTTCAAAAATAAGATCACGTTGAAAGAGGTATTTGGCGCAATCATCAGCGTAATAGGTGTTTCTTTGTTCTTTATTTAA
- a CDS encoding ISL3 family transposase, whose protein sequence is MIDNTSQPKDNNFFINKHSLQAIFGIPGVVFYDSVISDNLILLSARLKDKTAKCICCGKRSKSVHSSYMRKLTDLAVVGRAVKIILKVRKFRCRYSNCTQTVFSEQHLPLTRKHSRLTDRTSHFLQKLLIEVSSRKGEYISELLSIKQSSSTCLRIVKSIEMPHFQELTTIGIDDWAYRKGKSYGTIIVNAINHRPVELLKSRDKEEVADWLIRHNSILYVTRDRSSSYSNAIKSGASKASQIADRFHLVKNLGDHIAHEIRMEYKTIKNSWLAHRKSLYKSKKNNICLSSGDNENTSDSQYNKHTNSVNHRKQELFNRIHELKNNNYSQRAIAKALNISRNTVRYYFEMEELLPRATIYYNNYGDFMDLIKECCNQGLNVRNIFVSLKKQGFKGNQTSFYQWFNRHFPEYQNKKRLPVALNTSPIVYEETRFSGMSPNRLAIHLTNSEWGVSKETGECSKSHILAEDIINSSMLLKSMREVYNTFREVLNSKDELRLDQWLEKYKSTQIRRIKSFINGIIHDLEAVKNAIKYPWSNGVVEGHVNRLKNKKREMYGRAGFELLRRKVVLSNLG, encoded by the coding sequence ATGATTGACAACACTAGCCAACCCAAAGATAATAACTTTTTTATAAACAAACATTCGCTCCAAGCTATTTTTGGAATCCCAGGTGTTGTATTCTATGATTCCGTTATAAGTGATAATTTGATTCTTCTATCTGCCCGTCTTAAAGACAAGACAGCAAAATGTATCTGTTGCGGTAAAAGGAGTAAAAGTGTCCATTCATCCTATATGCGCAAATTAACAGATCTAGCTGTAGTTGGCAGAGCTGTTAAAATTATACTGAAAGTCAGAAAGTTTAGATGCCGTTACAGTAATTGCACTCAAACAGTTTTCTCTGAGCAACATCTGCCCTTAACGCGGAAACACTCACGACTGACAGATCGCACAAGTCACTTTTTGCAAAAACTGCTCATTGAGGTCTCTTCTCGTAAAGGTGAGTATATAAGTGAGCTCCTATCAATAAAGCAGAGCAGTTCTACCTGTCTTAGAATCGTTAAGTCTATAGAAATGCCCCATTTTCAGGAACTAACTACCATAGGCATAGATGACTGGGCATACAGGAAAGGCAAATCGTATGGTACTATTATTGTAAATGCGATTAATCACCGTCCCGTAGAACTACTAAAGAGTAGAGACAAGGAGGAGGTTGCAGATTGGCTTATAAGACATAACTCCATACTGTATGTAACCAGGGATCGATCAAGCAGCTACTCTAATGCTATAAAGTCTGGGGCATCCAAGGCGTCACAAATAGCAGACAGGTTTCATTTAGTGAAAAATCTGGGAGATCACATAGCACATGAAATACGAATGGAGTATAAAACCATTAAAAATAGTTGGTTGGCTCACAGGAAGAGTCTTTATAAAAGCAAAAAAAATAACATCTGCTTAAGTAGTGGAGATAACGAAAATACCAGCGATTCACAATATAACAAACACACCAATAGTGTTAACCATAGAAAACAGGAGTTGTTTAACAGGATTCATGAGCTTAAAAACAACAACTACTCTCAAAGAGCAATTGCCAAGGCTTTAAACATTAGCCGTAATACTGTAAGATATTATTTTGAAATGGAAGAGTTGTTGCCACGAGCAACCATCTATTATAATAATTATGGAGATTTTATGGATCTGATTAAGGAGTGTTGTAATCAGGGGTTAAATGTAAGAAATATATTTGTGTCTCTGAAAAAACAGGGATTCAAGGGTAATCAAACATCTTTTTATCAGTGGTTCAACAGGCACTTCCCGGAATATCAGAATAAGAAAAGATTACCAGTAGCATTAAATACCTCTCCGATAGTTTATGAAGAAACTCGATTTAGCGGAATGTCACCCAACAGACTTGCTATACATTTAACAAATAGTGAATGGGGTGTTTCAAAGGAAACAGGCGAGTGTAGCAAGTCTCACATACTGGCAGAGGATATTATTAACTCCTCTATGTTATTAAAAAGCATGAGAGAGGTATACAACACTTTTAGAGAGGTTTTGAACAGTAAAGATGAACTTAGATTAGACCAATGGCTCGAGAAGTATAAGTCGACCCAAATACGGAGGATTAAAAGTTTTATAAATGGCATTATTCATGATTTGGAAGCAGTAAAAAACGCCATTAAATACCCTTGGAGTAATGGAGTTGTGGAGGGTCATGTAAACAGATTAAAAAACAAGAAAAGAGAGATGTATGGCAGGGCTGGATTTGAACTGTTAAGACGAAAGGTCGTGCTTTCCAACTTAGGATAA
- a CDS encoding tRNA threonylcarbamoyladenosine dehydratase: MGLEKGIFKRTELLVGNDWMTRIASARVIIFGVGGVGSWCAESLVRSGVRYLTIVDSDRICVTNINRQLMATTKTVGRVKVDVLKERLLDINPLAEITALQQIYSAETADSFALHSYDYIIDAIDSLENKADLIRRATKTDAVFFSSMGAALKMNPLKIEVAEFWKVKGCPLAAALRRKMKKGEKPSKKFKCVFSEELLENRGANSSCGTSACLCPKSHNAPGDPDLANHEWCSSKARINGTLAHTTAMFGFTLAGLVMQDLCKE, translated from the coding sequence ATGGGGTTAGAAAAAGGTATTTTTAAACGTACGGAGTTATTGGTTGGCAATGATTGGATGACACGTATTGCATCAGCTCGTGTAATAATTTTCGGAGTAGGTGGTGTAGGTAGCTGGTGTGCTGAGAGTCTGGTTAGATCGGGAGTCAGATATCTTACAATTGTTGATTCCGACCGTATTTGTGTCACCAACATTAATCGTCAGTTGATGGCCACGACTAAGACCGTGGGCAGAGTAAAGGTGGATGTACTTAAAGAGCGTTTACTTGATATTAACCCATTGGCCGAAATAACTGCGCTGCAGCAGATTTACAGTGCTGAAACAGCCGATTCGTTTGCCTTGCATTCTTACGATTATATTATAGATGCGATTGATAGTCTGGAAAATAAAGCCGACTTGATTCGTAGGGCAACAAAAACAGACGCGGTATTCTTTTCCTCAATGGGAGCTGCCCTGAAAATGAATCCGTTAAAAATTGAAGTTGCTGAGTTCTGGAAAGTAAAGGGTTGTCCGTTAGCAGCAGCACTTCGCAGGAAAATGAAAAAAGGCGAGAAGCCTTCTAAAAAATTTAAATGCGTGTTTAGTGAGGAGTTACTCGAAAACAGAGGCGCTAATTCCTCTTGTGGTACAAGTGCTTGTCTATGTCCGAAATCTCATAATGCACCCGGAGATCCGGATCTTGCCAACCATGAATGGTGCAGTTCGAAGGCACGCATTAATGGAACACTCGCCCATACAACTGCAATGTTTGGTTTTACACTTGCAGGCTTGGTGATGCAGGATTTGTGTAAGGAATAA
- a CDS encoding reverse transcriptase domain-containing protein gives MEETMQQTTESVGCHQMNRTESEGYDGAQTFMRIIGENLVEVQIGTTNLLELILSPENLNRSYRQVIGNDGSGGVDKMGTSELLPYLNLHKDELIEQLQKGKYRPNPVRRVDIPKDNGKARQLGIPTVVDRFIQQAISQMLIPIYEREFNDNSFGFRPNRSAHDALKRVQEYADNGYHYWFFVKFGAGYPKLESTTFRLNSSNPALPYISLFLFFNLFT, from the coding sequence ATGGAAGAAACAATGCAGCAAACAACAGAATCTGTTGGCTGCCATCAGATGAATAGGACGGAATCCGAAGGGTATGATGGAGCGCAGACTTTTATGAGGATAATAGGTGAAAACCTAGTGGAAGTGCAGATAGGCACAACCAATTTGTTGGAACTTATCCTGAGTCCCGAAAACTTAAATCGATCTTATCGACAAGTAATAGGGAATGACGGATCCGGAGGCGTCGATAAGATGGGAACGAGCGAACTGTTGCCATACCTGAACCTCCACAAAGACGAATTGATAGAGCAGCTACAAAAGGGTAAGTACCGGCCCAATCCGGTCCGTCGTGTCGATATCCCCAAGGACAACGGCAAGGCACGTCAACTCGGTATCCCTACGGTTGTTGACCGGTTCATCCAACAGGCTATAAGCCAAATGTTGATACCGATATACGAACGAGAGTTCAATGACAACAGTTTTGGCTTCCGCCCAAACCGCAGCGCCCACGATGCGCTGAAGCGGGTGCAGGAATATGCAGACAATGGGTATCATTACTGGTTCTTCGTCAAATTTGGTGCAGGTTATCCTAAGTTGGAAAGCACGACCTTTCGTCTTAACAGTTCAAATCCAGCCCTGCCATACATCTCTCTTTTCTTGTTTTTTAATCTGTTTACATGA
- a CDS encoding HAD family hydrolase has protein sequence MKLDKIKVIGFDADDTLWINESYFLETEHKLYELLAPYASKEIVADQLYRTEMQNMPLYGYGVKAYILSVMETAIKLAGDQATASLLHQILIFGKEQLEQPVELLPDVHKTLNALYGKYKLIVVTKGDLLDQERKLLRSGIAHLFHHVEIISDKTPQTYRQLLNHLDIQPEEFLMTGNSMKSDILPPLSLGCYAIHVPYKTTWAHETAEAPQQNSRFKEVGTLWDIVDFL, from the coding sequence ATGAAACTGGACAAGATCAAAGTAATCGGATTCGATGCAGATGACACCCTTTGGATTAATGAAAGTTATTTTTTAGAAACCGAGCATAAACTATATGAATTGCTAGCCCCATACGCAAGCAAAGAAATTGTTGCCGATCAACTGTATCGAACAGAAATGCAAAATATGCCACTGTACGGGTATGGAGTTAAAGCTTATATACTCTCTGTTATGGAAACAGCGATTAAGCTTGCAGGGGATCAGGCAACCGCCTCTCTTTTACATCAAATACTTATTTTTGGAAAAGAACAACTCGAACAACCCGTCGAATTATTACCAGATGTTCACAAAACACTCAATGCCCTGTATGGAAAATACAAACTCATTGTTGTAACCAAGGGAGACTTGTTGGATCAGGAGCGTAAACTTCTTCGTTCAGGTATTGCACACCTGTTTCATCACGTAGAAATAATAAGCGACAAAACACCCCAGACATACCGACAACTGTTAAATCATCTGGACATACAACCAGAAGAATTTCTTATGACTGGTAATTCTATGAAATCGGATATTCTTCCCCCACTCAGTCTTGGCTGTTATGCCATTCACGTTCCGTATAAAACTACTTGGGCGCACGAAACAGCCGAAGCACCTCAACAAAATTCCAGATTCAAAGAGGTTGGCACATTATGGGATATTGTCGATTTCCTATGA
- a CDS encoding helicase HerA-like domain-containing protein has protein sequence MLTDNKELYVAHGSMPLYIHPKMANRHGLIAGATGTGKTVSLQILAESFSELGVPVFMADMKGDLSGISKAGTLNSFIAKRQEEFGVTFQFQGYPTRFFDVFAEKGHPLRTTISDMGPLLLSRLLMLNDTQSGVLNIVFRIADDNKMLLLDIKDLRAMLSYVGENARSFTTQYGNISAASIGAIQRGLLNLEDQGGDLFFGEPEFNIYDFLQTEQGKGVINILAADKLLNSPKLYATFLLWMLNSLYEELPEVGDLERPKFIFFFDEAHLLFDDAPEVLLDKIEQIVRLIRSKGVGVYFITQNPLDLPESILGQLGNRIQHALRAFTPRDQKAVKTAAQTFRQNPAFETETAILELATGEALVSFLDSKGAPCIVERAKMLCPQGQIGPITDAERAQAIKQSPLYGIYEKTTDRHSAYEILQEEALLKQQEEEKEILNKQREQEEKERIKQEKQWQAEEGRRINNERRNSSRQSPTERMFGNMLSSVGRTLGTQIVRSVLGTLIKGK, from the coding sequence ATGCTGACAGACAACAAGGAATTATATGTGGCTCACGGCAGTATGCCGCTCTATATACATCCTAAAATGGCCAACCGTCACGGGTTGATTGCCGGAGCGACAGGGACTGGAAAAACAGTATCACTTCAGATACTGGCGGAAAGCTTCAGCGAATTGGGCGTTCCCGTCTTCATGGCTGATATGAAAGGAGATCTGTCCGGTATCAGCAAAGCCGGGACACTTAACAGTTTTATTGCCAAACGACAGGAAGAATTTGGTGTAACATTCCAATTTCAAGGATATCCTACCCGTTTCTTTGATGTATTCGCTGAAAAAGGCCATCCGCTACGAACTACAATATCAGATATGGGACCACTATTGCTTTCGAGGCTTTTGATGTTGAACGACACCCAGTCTGGAGTACTTAATATTGTGTTTCGAATTGCAGATGATAACAAAATGCTACTACTTGATATAAAAGACCTTCGTGCAATGCTCTCCTATGTAGGAGAAAATGCACGTAGTTTCACAACACAGTACGGCAATATATCGGCAGCCAGTATTGGGGCTATCCAACGTGGATTACTCAATTTGGAAGATCAGGGTGGTGATCTTTTTTTTGGCGAACCCGAATTTAACATTTATGATTTTCTGCAAACAGAACAGGGAAAAGGTGTAATAAATATTCTGGCAGCTGATAAACTCCTTAATTCACCTAAGTTATATGCAACCTTCCTGTTATGGATGTTAAACTCTCTATACGAAGAACTACCCGAAGTAGGCGACCTGGAACGGCCCAAGTTTATATTCTTTTTTGATGAAGCCCACCTGCTGTTCGATGATGCTCCAGAAGTATTGCTCGATAAAATCGAGCAGATTGTCCGTCTCATCCGCTCCAAAGGCGTAGGCGTCTACTTCATTACTCAAAATCCATTGGATCTGCCGGAAAGTATACTTGGTCAGTTAGGAAACCGCATTCAACACGCTTTGCGTGCCTTTACTCCACGCGATCAAAAAGCGGTAAAAACAGCTGCACAGACATTCCGACAGAATCCAGCATTCGAAACAGAGACCGCAATACTCGAACTTGCAACTGGCGAAGCACTTGTATCCTTTCTTGATTCAAAAGGTGCTCCTTGCATTGTAGAACGAGCCAAAATGTTATGTCCACAAGGACAAATCGGGCCAATTACAGATGCAGAACGGGCACAAGCCATTAAACAATCGCCGCTATATGGAATATACGAAAAAACAACAGACCGACATTCTGCTTACGAGATACTACAGGAAGAAGCTTTACTTAAGCAACAGGAAGAAGAAAAAGAAATTCTGAACAAACAACGTGAGCAGGAAGAAAAGGAACGTATAAAACAAGAAAAACAATGGCAAGCAGAAGAAGGTAGACGAATAAACAACGAACGAAGAAACAGCAGCAGACAGAGTCCTACGGAACGCATGTTCGGAAATATGCTTTCTTCTGTAGGACGAACTTTAGGTACTCAAATTGTCCGTAGCGTACTCGGAACACTTATAAAAGGGAAATAA
- a CDS encoding MarC family protein — protein MDTLLPFALLCLTSFFTLTNPLSIMPIFLTMTDGFSDMERKAIVKRATIVSFITLVMFAVSGQLLFKFFGISTNGFRVVGGVIFFAIGWDMLQARITKVKLKEDEIKTYAKDISITPLAIPMICGPGSITNAIVLMEEADTFWMQVVLIASIAIVYLLTFIILRAATRINKIIGETGNNVMMRLMGLILMVIAIEFFVSGIKPILIDILRQAPIQ, from the coding sequence ATGGATACGTTGTTACCTTTCGCACTACTGTGCCTCACCTCTTTTTTTACGCTGACCAATCCACTCAGCATCATGCCTATCTTTCTAACCATGACTGACGGGTTTTCTGATATGGAGCGGAAAGCCATTGTAAAGAGGGCTACCATCGTATCTTTTATCACATTGGTGATGTTCGCTGTTTCTGGTCAGCTATTGTTTAAATTTTTTGGTATCTCCACCAACGGCTTCCGGGTCGTTGGTGGAGTTATTTTCTTTGCCATAGGTTGGGACATGCTTCAGGCTCGTATAACAAAAGTAAAACTCAAGGAAGACGAGATCAAAACTTATGCAAAAGATATTTCAATCACCCCCCTTGCCATTCCTATGATTTGCGGACCGGGATCCATTACTAATGCAATTGTACTTATGGAAGAGGCTGATACCTTTTGGATGCAGGTAGTTCTTATTGCCTCTATTGCGATCGTATATCTGCTAACATTCATCATTTTGCGTGCAGCAACCCGCATTAATAAAATCATAGGCGAGACTGGCAATAATGTGATGATGCGTCTGATGGGACTTATTCTTATGGTTATCGCTATCGAATTCTTTGTAAGTGGAATCAAACCTATTCTGATAGACATCCTTCGTCAAGCACCTATACAATAG
- a CDS encoding group II intron maturase-specific domain-containing protein produces MTKRNNGKGYAWLKQRLSQYIRVWLTYYSLADMNRFIQKTDGWYRRRLRTYIWKSWKKISTKSHNLQKCGINKHQAWQWANTRKGYWHIANSWVLHRAITDESLDRAGYPQIMRLYRRLHRN; encoded by the coding sequence ATAACCAAACGAAACAATGGAAAAGGATATGCATGGCTAAAGCAACGATTGTCACAATACATACGAGTCTGGCTAACTTACTACAGTTTAGCAGACATGAACCGATTTATCCAAAAGACGGATGGTTGGTATCGTCGCAGGCTAAGGACGTATATATGGAAGAGTTGGAAGAAAATCAGCACGAAGTCACATAATCTCCAGAAATGTGGTATAAACAAACATCAGGCTTGGCAATGGGCTAATACCCGTAAAGGATACTGGCACATAGCCAACAGCTGGGTGCTGCATCGGGCAATTACAGATGAGAGTCTAGACCGAGCAGGTTATCCACAAATAATGAGATTATATCGCCGTCTGCATCGTAATTAA
- a CDS encoding pyridoxamine 5'-phosphate oxidase family protein, which translates to MNYRNEDIRRQDRTLSIEGVNRLLLDGEYGVLSMANEHGEGYGVPLNFVLDGETIYFHGAPEGDKLRSLRTSKQVSFCIVGKTKLIPEQFTTAYESVIVKGTIALDLSFQEKMHALELIIRKYSPEYLELGMKASEKSAHRTLVYRLDIVSVSGKCKLG; encoded by the coding sequence ATGAACTACAGAAATGAAGATATACGTCGGCAGGATAGAACACTCTCTATAGAAGGTGTCAATAGGTTACTTTTAGATGGAGAGTACGGAGTGTTGTCTATGGCGAATGAGCATGGCGAAGGCTATGGAGTGCCACTTAATTTTGTCCTGGATGGCGAGACAATCTATTTTCATGGTGCGCCTGAAGGAGATAAACTGCGGTCACTTCGTACTTCTAAACAAGTTTCTTTTTGCATCGTTGGAAAGACAAAGCTTATACCTGAGCAATTTACAACTGCTTATGAATCTGTAATTGTAAAAGGAACTATAGCTTTGGATTTATCTTTTCAGGAGAAGATGCATGCTCTTGAGTTGATTATTCGTAAATATTCACCTGAGTATTTAGAACTTGGGATGAAAGCATCCGAAAAGTCGGCACATCGTACTTTGGTTTACCGGCTGGATATAGTTTCTGTTTCAGGAAAATGCAAGTTAGGATAA